The Serinus canaria isolate serCan28SL12 chromosome 2, serCan2020, whole genome shotgun sequence genomic interval ACAACCATTTCTGATTTCCCACCACGTTTTGGCTCCTGGCTTGATTTCTCATTTCTGGACTCCCTTCTCTGCATAAAGGCACttgcctgcagaggagctgcagcactttCCAAACCATCTTCACTGCTTgagctctcctcctgcccttgcAGCTCCTTGTTAAAACTTTCTAGCTCACTTATTGCATCCCAGGGACGGCGACTTACAGGTTTCAACAGGAACTGCCCAAACGGTTCTGTACTGTTGCAGGGAGCACCTGGTTCTCCCTTAACTACATCTCCCTTGGAAAGAAGGCCATTTTCCCTCTCTTGGACAGGCACAGGCTGGCTCTGGTGGGCTTTTGGGGAGGGAGACTGAAGGACTGAGGTGCCAGTCCTAGAAAATGCACTGTTGCTGGACTGGCTGAGGTGAGTCTGGCCCTTCATACTGTaactgctctgtctgcagcctctCTCATCAGAAGGTGACCCTGTCTGTTTTGCCCCCATTATGGATGTTGTACGTCCCAGGAATTTTGGAGATAGCTGTTTGCTACTATCAGGCTTCCCAGGCTTTGTACCATGGAAAAATTCTGGGCTCTCAGGTTCTTCAGAGAAACTTGTCTGAGTCTGCTGGTCTTTGTACTGATCACCTGGCCAGGAGCCAGAATATTTGAGCTCTCTGTGTTTTGTAGGCTGAATAAATCTGAGGTCATTCATTTGTTTGAACTCTTCTGGTCTCCACAACTCTTGTTTTTGTAACTCATTTTTATTGGTCATGCTTCCTGTAAGCGCTTGTAACTCCAAGTCTGTTGAAGACATACTTAAGAGACTTTGTTCTTGCAAAGCTCCATTGTTATCAAACCTATTCTTATCAGAGCTCTGAGTTATGTTGTTGTTCCTATCTGTATCTGGCAGATTGGATTCTGATTTAACTGGGATGGAGACCAAACAAAATATagtttcattcatttttttctttgaactcCTTTTGCTCTGCATCCCAGTTCCAGGTTCAAACTTTTTCACTTTTGTAACAGTCTCACAGGTGCTGTCCATATGTGAATTTCTTACAGAAAGCTTGCCTTTCGTGTACTCTGTGCTGGCTTCGTTACGGGGGCTGTGATTAGATGCTCTACAATTGTCTCTTTGGTCCGGCAAGGCACAGTTTTCCTGATCTCGGATGGATGGTGCCAACCATCTGTTGCTATGGGTGGAGCTGTCGGAAGTTCTTTCTCCCTTCGCAGAACTGGACAAGTTTGATGCATCCACAAAGGCACTGTTGTACTGCACTTCAAGATTTCTCCCTTGCAAAGCACCAGAACTGGGACTACCTGCATTTTCAGTGTGGTTAGAGTTGCCCTGCAGACCTTCCAGTGGTGTAATTTTAATGTGACGTATCCGAGGATCATCAAAGGGAATATACTGAACGGAACGCAGGTGGTCAGCAGGGCGCCTTGCATGGCTTTGCTTCCCATGAGGAGAATGGTTGTCTTTGCAAGGGTCACCCCCCACTTCAAAAGTATTCATTGCTGGTCGTTGGCAGGGGACAACCCGCTCTGCAGGACCCTGTGGATCACTGCTGGCGCACGTGTTGGTGTTAGGCACTTCACTGGGGGAATGTGGGGTCACGTGTTGGTGAGATGGGGATTTGTAAGAAGGAGGAGGTACATACACTGGGGGCTCCAAACCAGAGTCTGGAATGCCAGCATCTTGCCTTGGCTCATTGACTTTGGCTAAGTAGGAGATAGGTTCCTCTTTCTGGTAGTGGTCCTGGAAACCCACGGTTTCTGCAGGTGCCCTAGTCTGCCGCTGCAGTTCATAGGATGGAGGCTTGAGAGGTCTCCCATACTTGGGCTTCACCAGGGGAAGGAAATTGCCTCCTGTTCCATGGTGCTTGGCTGGTTCCACACTCGGTCTGTTTGGGGAGTAGGAGGGGGTTTTAGTGACGCTAAGTGAGTTGTTGGTCAGGGAAGGCATTTCCACGCACCTCATGCTCTCAGGTGAAAGGACCCTTGGCAACGACTGCGatttccccctgctctgggtgctgaggACGCTGTCTCCCAGGGTCAGCGAATACAGCTCTTGAAGCAGCTTCTCCCTGTCACCCTCAGACATTTGCCTCCCTACCTTTTTTGGCTGGCTCCAGCTCTCTACTTCCAGACTTTGCCATTTGCAGTCGCTGGGCACTTCGCAGCTTTCCTGCAAGCCGCTTCTTCTGACATACCCTGCACCTGTCCCCACCTTCAGCTGATTCTCCTTGGGGTGCCGGGGTGCCCCTGGGGATGCAGCCAGGCCTTTCATCTCCACACTGGCTTTCTGGGAATAGCCCAGTAGCACACTGAAGTCCTGTCCTCGTCTTCTCCAGTAGGCCAGATCTTTATCAGTCTTGGGCTGGGAAGACCATGCTAAATGAGGCTTGTCATAaaccctggaaaaaaaagcagtgtcaGAGGCAGTGTGCACAGGTGCCTGTTCTTTCTGCCATGGGTAAGGCCATTAGGAGGTCAAATGATGAGTTATGCCAATGGGGTTTTGTGTAATCTATTTGCAACCAGATGACAATTTTAATGAGAGGATTTTAAAGTCAGTCAATTAACATAGgtaaaggaagggaaagaagctCTTCTGACAGGTTGTTAGCTATGCAAAGATGTTAGAAAGAGAGACAAATGCACACAGTTACCTGCTGTGCAAACATGCACAGCCCTCCTTGATGGACATTAGAAAattccctgcccacagcagggggcttggaactagatgatcttgaaggtcccttccaacccagaccagCCTCTAAGATGCCATTCTAAAACCAGAAGTGACTGTCTTAAATTACTTCTATatcctgaaaaattaaaatctataGATGTCAAGGAGACTACTGTGGCATTCAAGTTTAACAGGATTCCAAGAAGCAGAGGTAGGGAGAACAGGTAGATGTCTATATCGTAAGATTTCATAAGATATAGTCTGTAAGAAACATGATTTGCATCCTGGTGAAAGTGCTGAAATTAAACATGTCAGTTCCTGAATTGATTCTTGTTCATCTTTCTGAGGGAATAAATTTCTTCGGGGTGCTTTGGATTAAATGACACATGTCACAACAATGGTGATATATCAACACAGTTCTGAATAAGACAGAaccaatattttaaatgtaaaataccTCAAAAGAAGTATAAAATTCTTAAATAAAAGAATCCATCAGTGAAATATGAAAGACATTAGACATTGCAGATCAGAAATTCAGAACACAGATTTACATGAACAGAATAGGTTCATTGTCTGTTCTGAACAGACTGTAAACTGTTTCATACATTTCTACAGAGCAAAATTGGTACCCTTctatataaataattaattttctactTGAATTGCATTCTGCTATTCTTGTACCTAAGGTGTCCAACAATATAACCGCCTTTACACTATGTGGCTGCCACCAGCATaagactggaaagaaaaatcaaaattgaCAGAAATAGGACAAGTATGtacaagaatttcttcctcctccctccaccccaaGGTATATAAACAGTGTcatctggcttttttttcctaaaaacgTGATCTATTTAAATAGGACTTTGTGAAGACATAATACAAGtcaaaattcagaatgaaaattaaGCCATGCAGATCCacagcaattttcttttatgcATATTACTTTCATCCTATGAGGCTAAAAGTTTAAAAACCAGACTGGGCTAAGGAGCATCTTGTTCACATTAATTCAATTGGATTAAGATTGAACTTCTGAACAAAATGTTCTGCCTCTGAAGTATGAAATACAGTTTGATTGCTGAACCCCAAGAAGGAATAGACATCT includes:
- the JCAD gene encoding junctional cadherin 5-associated protein isoform X1, with the translated sequence MFSVEDLLISHGYKLSKNPPVSYENRYDGYRHEVTGSRSAQRPALNGIEAESRAGAYSKKPLVKTSSSNTESSHGSQGRQAGPGYHHDLQGLSTFHTSEGGVYDKPHLAWSSQPKTDKDLAYWRRRGQDFSVLLGYSQKASVEMKGLAASPGAPRHPKENQLKVGTGAGYVRRSGLQESCEVPSDCKWQSLEVESWSQPKKVGRQMSEGDREKLLQELYSLTLGDSVLSTQSRGKSQSLPRVLSPESMRCVEMPSLTNNSLSVTKTPSYSPNRPSVEPAKHHGTGGNFLPLVKPKYGRPLKPPSYELQRQTRAPAETVGFQDHYQKEEPISYLAKVNEPRQDAGIPDSGLEPPVYVPPPSYKSPSHQHVTPHSPSEVPNTNTCASSDPQGPAERVVPCQRPAMNTFEVGGDPCKDNHSPHGKQSHARRPADHLRSVQYIPFDDPRIRHIKITPLEGLQGNSNHTENAGSPSSGALQGRNLEVQYNSAFVDASNLSSSAKGERTSDSSTHSNRWLAPSIRDQENCALPDQRDNCRASNHSPRNEASTEYTKGKLSVRNSHMDSTCETVTKVKKFEPGTGMQSKRSSKKKMNETIFCLVSIPVKSESNLPDTDRNNNITQSSDKNRFDNNGALQEQSLLSMSSTDLELQALTGSMTNKNELQKQELWRPEEFKQMNDLRFIQPTKHRELKYSGSWPGDQYKDQQTQTSFSEEPESPEFFHGTKPGKPDSSKQLSPKFLGRTTSIMGAKQTGSPSDERGCRQSSYSMKGQTHLSQSSNSAFSRTGTSVLQSPSPKAHQSQPVPVQERENGLLSKGDVVKGEPGAPCNSTEPFGQFLLKPVSRRPWDAISELESFNKELQGQEESSSSEDGLESAAAPLQASAFMQRRESRNEKSSQEPKRGGKSEMVVPEVPVIRSGRVKSKSESWSMGTEHGGEPRYGGSQGSSKPGGSSEGVRPADGRLKTEMGMGVAKSRTSKQPVHEGPVKRVLSSSPSSSCDSNPFNNPVLQEMSEDQNYLDFVKLSKAATPTNDRVLERGSVVRLSLTKRNQRCSEPDLRSVGLDVAPEHGANNADHSSDANAVEIPVNESLQARAARILGIDIAVESLLPDDHVGPHPGTSPSNGAQDFESSTTGSTASNKEGKKEDSYEGRRKCGWTESALFVRAGGRSLYPIESQATLQEASAKPLVTEQVLEQPVSPSQSEDQNLVCKSAAYQHSEKRVRSTSKVIETLQGKLTSPPSRTAMDRLVRMKEVDSVSRMRRLSIKSADSGEEVDEEKLSKVPEERGSKLASSGAVSKRVISLSENGCLGGMDKKKIDRDFSLGKSLLWEIQMGTRFYVMGMISLLMPT
- the JCAD gene encoding junctional cadherin 5-associated protein isoform X2; the protein is MFSVEDLLISHGYKLSKNPPVSYENRYDGYRHEVTGSRSAQRPALNGIEAESRAGAYSKKPLVKTSSSNTESSHGSQGRQAGPGYHHDLQGLSTFHTSEGGVYDKPHLAWSSQPKTDKDLAYWRRRGQDFSVLLGYSQKASVEMKGLAASPGAPRHPKENQLKVGTGAGYVRRSGLQESCEVPSDCKWQSLEVESWSQPKKVGRQMSEGDREKLLQELYSLTLGDSVLSTQSRGKSQSLPRVLSPESMRCVEMPSLTNNSLSVTKTPSYSPNRPSVEPAKHHGTGGNFLPLVKPKYGRPLKPPSYELQRQTRAPAETVGFQDHYQKEEPISYLAKVNEPRQDAGIPDSGLEPPVYVPPPSYKSPSHQHVTPHSPSEVPNTNTCASSDPQGPAERVVPCQRPAMNTFEVGGDPCKDNHSPHGKQSHARRPADHLRSVQYIPFDDPRIRHIKITPLEGLQGNSNHTENAGSPSSGALQGRNLEVQYNSAFVDASNLSSSAKGERTSDSSTHSNRWLAPSIRDQENCALPDQRDNCRASNHSPRNEASTEYTKGKLSVRNSHMDSTCETVTKVKKFEPGTGMQSKRSSKKKMNETIFCLVSIPVKSESNLPDTDRNNNITQSSDKNRFDNNGALQEQSLLSMSSTDLELQALTGSMTNKNELQKQELWRPEEFKQMNDLRFIQPTKHRELKYSGSWPGDQYKDQQTQTSFSEEPESPEFFHGTKPGKPDSSKQLSPKFLGRTTSIMGAKQTGSPSDERGCRQSSYSMKGQTHLSQSSNSAFSRTGTSVLQSPSPKAHQSQPVPVQERENGLLSKGDVVKGEPGAPCNSTEPFGQFLLKPVSRRPWDAISELESFNKELQGQEESSSSEDGLESAAAPLQASAFMQRRESRNEKSSQEPKRGGKSEMVVPEVPVIRSGRVKSKSESWSMGTEHGGEPRYGGSQGSSKPGGSSEGVRPADGRLKTEMGMGVAKSRTSKQPVHEGPVKRVLSSSPSSSCDSNPFNNPVLQEMSEDQNYLDFVKLSKAATPTNDRVLERGSVVRLSLTKRNQRCSEPDLRSVGLDVAPEHGANNADHSSDANAVEIPVNESLQARAARILGIDIAVESLLPDDHVGPHPGTSPSNGAQDFESSTTGSTASNKEGKKEDSYEGRRKCGWTESALFVRAGGRSLYPIESQATLQEASAKPLVTEQVLEQPVSPSQSEDQNLVCKSAAYQHSEKRVRSTSKVIETLQGKLTSPPSRTAMDRLVRMKEVDSVSRMRRLSIKSADSGEEVDEEKLSKVPEERGSKLASSGAVSKRVISLSENGCLGGMDKKKIDRDFSLDTYDPTKVEKV
- the JCAD gene encoding junctional cadherin 5-associated protein isoform X3, yielding MKGLAASPGAPRHPKENQLKVGTGAGYVRRSGLQESCEVPSDCKWQSLEVESWSQPKKVGRQMSEGDREKLLQELYSLTLGDSVLSTQSRGKSQSLPRVLSPESMRCVEMPSLTNNSLSVTKTPSYSPNRPSVEPAKHHGTGGNFLPLVKPKYGRPLKPPSYELQRQTRAPAETVGFQDHYQKEEPISYLAKVNEPRQDAGIPDSGLEPPVYVPPPSYKSPSHQHVTPHSPSEVPNTNTCASSDPQGPAERVVPCQRPAMNTFEVGGDPCKDNHSPHGKQSHARRPADHLRSVQYIPFDDPRIRHIKITPLEGLQGNSNHTENAGSPSSGALQGRNLEVQYNSAFVDASNLSSSAKGERTSDSSTHSNRWLAPSIRDQENCALPDQRDNCRASNHSPRNEASTEYTKGKLSVRNSHMDSTCETVTKVKKFEPGTGMQSKRSSKKKMNETIFCLVSIPVKSESNLPDTDRNNNITQSSDKNRFDNNGALQEQSLLSMSSTDLELQALTGSMTNKNELQKQELWRPEEFKQMNDLRFIQPTKHRELKYSGSWPGDQYKDQQTQTSFSEEPESPEFFHGTKPGKPDSSKQLSPKFLGRTTSIMGAKQTGSPSDERGCRQSSYSMKGQTHLSQSSNSAFSRTGTSVLQSPSPKAHQSQPVPVQERENGLLSKGDVVKGEPGAPCNSTEPFGQFLLKPVSRRPWDAISELESFNKELQGQEESSSSEDGLESAAAPLQASAFMQRRESRNEKSSQEPKRGGKSEMVVPEVPVIRSGRVKSKSESWSMGTEHGGEPRYGGSQGSSKPGGSSEGVRPADGRLKTEMGMGVAKSRTSKQPVHEGPVKRVLSSSPSSSCDSNPFNNPVLQEMSEDQNYLDFVKLSKAATPTNDRVLERGSVVRLSLTKRNQRCSEPDLRSVGLDVAPEHGANNADHSSDANAVEIPVNESLQARAARILGIDIAVESLLPDDHVGPHPGTSPSNGAQDFESSTTGSTASNKEGKKEDSYEGRRKCGWTESALFVRAGGRSLYPIESQATLQEASAKPLVTEQVLEQPVSPSQSEDQNLVCKSAAYQHSEKRVRSTSKVIETLQGKLTSPPSRTAMDRLVRMKEVDSVSRMRRLSIKSADSGEEVDEEKLSKVPEERGSKLASSGAVSKRVISLSENGCLGGMDKKKIDRDFSLDTYDPTKVEKV